The Bacteroidota bacterium genome contains a region encoding:
- a CDS encoding RNA-binding protein codes for MTIYIGNLSHQATEDDLMSLFSQHGEVTSAKIIKDNFSGRPRGFAFVEMADDEA; via the coding sequence ATGACTATTTACATTGGAAACCTCAGCCATCAGGCTACCGAGGATGATTTGATGTCCCTGTTTTCACAACATGGTGAGGTAACATCAGCAAAGATCATCAAAGACAATTTCAGTGGCAGACCTCGTGGTTTTGCTTTTGTAGAAATGGCCGACGACGAGGC